TGTGCGTCACAGGCGGAAAGGGCCCCAAAAAGGCAGGCGATAAGGCACGAAAAGAGAAAGACGGCCCACTGATTCGGGCCGGGATCGGGTGATGGGGCGTACGTAATCGGCAGTAGAGTCATACAGGGGCATCCTCAACCGGATCGAGCCTCTTCTGGACCACCTGTCCCAAGAGCTCGATGAGCGATATATAGAGGGAAGAGAATAGCCCGATGAAAAAGAGCGAGACAAGGATGTGGGCGAGATTGCTTTGATACAGGGCCTTACGAATGACGTATCCGATCCCGTTCGTGGCCACGAGGAATTCGGCTACGATGCTCCCTACCATGGCCATGGTCCCGCTTCCCGCGATCACTGCGAGGATCTTCCCCGCGTTTTCGAAGACCCGTATGCCAAGGGCGAGCCTGCGTGTGAGTCTCCCTGTCATGGAGAAGAAATGTTCCACGTCTTCCACCGGTTGGGCGAAGATCCCGATGAATGTGAGGAGAAGGGGAAAATAACAGACCAGAGAGGCGACGAGGATCCGCGATAGGACGCCGTCTCCGAGGAAGATGAAGAGGATGGGGGCAATGGCCACCACAGGAAAGGCCTGGAGGTTGTAGGCGGCTGTCTTTGTGAGCGCGCCGAGAAAGGAACGTGAGCTCCCCACGAAGGCGACGATGACAGCGAGAAGGATGGAAAATCCATGGCCTGCTACGGCCACGGCGGCCGTGTCCGCGACGGCCTCCGTATAGCGCCAGCCGTTTTCGGCGGCTGTGGCAAGGAGTTCGCCAGCCGATGGGATGAGATAATCGGAAAGCCGAAAAGCGGCCTTGATCCCGAGGAGCCCTCCGATTCCACAGCCATAGATGAGGAGGAATTCGAGGATGCGGCTGAGAAGTTTCACGTGGGTACCCACAATGAGGCCGCCTGGATGATCTGGAAGGCCTTTTTCTGGAGGACGGGTTCGTCTTTGAAGGGAGGTGTGGAGAGATCGAGGCCGTTGACAATGCCCGAGATGACGGCAGAACCGAGGTGCGCCTGGGAAAGGACATAGACGGTTCGGGAAAAGGCGGCCACTTCCAGGACGTTGTGGGAGATATAGACGATCATCCTGTCGGAAAACCGGCCTTTTACAAGGGACAGGATTCGGTGCCTTAGGGGTTCGTCCACGTTTGCGAGGGCCTCGTCCGTAATGAGGAGGTCAAAGTCCTGGACAAGATACCGGAGGAGGTTCACCCGGTTTTTCTGGCCGAGGGAGAGGGTGCGAAACCGATGGGACAAAAGCGCGGTGAGCCCGAATTCTTCGGAAAGCTCCCGGAGGAGTCCCTGCCTATCCTTCGAGGTGACGCGCTCCATGTGCTCCCCGATGGAGAGCCAGCCGGGCAGGCGCTCCTGGTTGTGACAGTAAAGGGCCTTACGAATGCCGGCCTTTCTGATTTCGCCGTCTGACGGGGTGGCAAGTTCGCACAACAGCCGGGCGAGCGTCGTCTTGCCTGTCCCTGAAAGGCCGAAAAGGGAGAAAAAGCCCGGTCCCTGGATGTCCATGTCGAGTCCTAAGATAACGGGAGTCTCGGACTCCGGGTAGGAAAACGTGATGTTGCGGCAGGAGACGAACATCAGATGGCGGGATCGTGGCTCACATGCCTTTGGCCCGGAGGGCCGGACCCTGTAAGGACAAGTGCTGGGCGCCGCAAAGGAGGCTTGGTAACCGTTTCAGGCCCCTCGGGGCTTTATTTTGGGGAGCTGTTGAGGTTGCTTCCTGGCCTTTCGGATACGCTTCACTTCCCTTTCGAGGACCTCCTTTTTGATGGAGAGGACAGGTGTCTCAGCCCCGAATACGGCCGATTTCAGGTATTCAAACCCGAAGGTCATGAGTTCGGCGTCGTCTTCGAGGATCTTTTTGAGGGTCTCCTCCTGGACATCGTAGGTGTCGAGGAATCGACTTTCAAAGACGTAGCTCCTGAACTTCTCCATGTTGGTCGTGACCATGAAGAAGAGTGCCCGTGCTTTCTCCGGCATCTCCGTGTGTTCCCCGAAAGACTTTTTCCGCAAGATGAGTTCCATCCATCCTCGATTCATGGAATCATAAAGGTCGGCCTCCTGGTCGGCCCTCCAGCCGTCCACGGTCCACACGGTCTGCTCATCGAATCCCTTGCAGTGATCTTCCTTGACGAGGAAGAAGAACTCCTCTTCCTCGCCGCCCTTTTTTTCCTTCTGGATGAGGCTTGCCATCCCGATGGGATAGTACCTGCAGCAGACGGGGCGGTCTGTGTAGATCCGACAGCCCTCGGCACTCACGAACGGGCAACGTCCGTCTTCTTCCTCCAGCATCTTGAGGCGGACGACGGGAACCCGGGCCTCGGCGAGCATCTCCGCTTGGGTGTAAAGGGCGAGAAAGAGGTCGGAGGTGAGGCCGAGCCGTCGCTTTATACGAATGATGTCGTAGGGAGTCAGGATGATGTCCATGTTCCGGCAGCATCTTGTAAAACACGGGACACCTGGATGACAGCGGAACTGGAAGGTGCTTTTTCGTTCAAGCTGGACCGGCTGGATGACGCGGGAGAGCGCCTCGTCGGCCTTTTTTCTCGTATCGATAATGGACATGGGAGATACTGGAAATTTTTCGCAGTTTTGGTGATGTTAGTCCATGTTCACACATTCGGCAACACATCTCCCTCGGCCTTTTTTCGCAGGGATTCCAGTTCCTGCCACGTATTGGCGTTCGCAAGAAAGGAAAGATCGGGAGAATAGAGAGAGAGTTCCGATTCCGAAACGGGTCTGAGGGGGACGGACTGCAGGAGTTCCCGAACGCTTCGAATCCCTCGATCGAGGGCGAGTACAATTACAGGTGCAAGGGATACGTGATAGATGGCATGGAGGGGCTCGATCCCCCTCGACGTGACGGGCAGGACGACGGGTGCCCACGTGGTGATCCTCCACATGTGATCCATGACCTCGGGGAGAATGCACGGCATGTCGCAGCCGAGGACGAAGACGCGGTTTGCCGGGGCGATCTCAAGGGCGGCCAGGATGCCAGAAAGCGGGCCTTTCCCAGGATGGGTGTCATGTATGATGATTGCGGGGAGATCCGTATAGGCGCACGAGTCGTTTGTCACGATGTACACGGCCTCTGATACCCGCCATGCCGTATTTACGATATGGGCGATGACGGATCGCTGCCCCCATGGGGCAAGGGCCTTGTTCGAACCGAAACGGGAACTTTTCCCCCCGGCCAAAACGGCAGTTATGCGGATCTCATCGGAATGTGCGTGCTTTTTTTTCATGATATTCGAAAAGTGCGGAAAGGTACGGAAAGATCAGGCATCCTGGGTGGGCAAGGCGGGAAATCGGACCCAAAAAAGTAGATCCTCTCTTGACAACTTTCCCCAGAGTTTTTATAAATCCGGGACTGAGTGAGCATTCAGTTTTATCCGGGGTTCTGACATCTTGGGGCGCCCAGGGTTTAGGAATTTTCTTCTACGGTTTCGATCCTCTCACCTTGCTGCATCCACGCTGTCATTGTTTCAAAAATACCTGAAAGGAGCGAAAAGGGCTATGGCACTGGTCAAACCACATGGTTCTAAAGAACCTTCTTGCCTCTTCTCCTTACGGGCGTTGCCCGTGACGACGAGGCCAAGCGCGCTGAGAAGAAGATGAAGCGCGTGAGGACCCGGTGACGTGCTCAAGCTCGGGATGGGGGCCTTTACCCCTCTAAATGGTTTCATGGTGAAGGCAGCACCTACCCCAAGGCAAGGAAGACAGGATCGTCGTGAGGAGCACCAAGTTCAGGAGGCCCATGTGTGAGGGTGGCGATGTGCCCACAGCCAGAATCTGACGGAGAAGGTCACCATCAAAAAGGGTGCCTTCGAGGATCTGCCGAAGTAGAGGAAAAGGTTGTTCTGGCGGGGTCGTGACGAGTGCGGCCCCGATACACGTCAAAAACGGGATTACACCCGAAATCAAAAAAGGAGGTAAAACGATGCCAAGCTTTGTCAACCCCGAAAAGTGTGACGGTTGCAAGGGCGGTGAGAAGACAGCGTGCATGTACATCTGCCCCAACGACCTCATGGTTCTCAATCCCGACACCATGAGGGCCTACAACCAGGAGCCGGATCAGTGCTGGGAGTGTTATTCCTGCGTGAAGATCTGTCCCCAGGGCGCCATCGAGGTCCGTCATTATGCCGACATCGCCCCCATGGGAGGTTATGTCCAGCCCATGCGTGGAACCGATTCCATCATGTGGACCGTCAAGTTCCGTAATGGCAACATGAAGAGGTTCAAGTTCCCCATTCGGACAACTCCTGAAGGCTCCATCAAGGCTTATGCGGGAAAGCCTACTGGCGGAAACCTGGATGACGGGCTGCTCTTCACCGAGTCTCCCGGGCGTGCCAACTGCAAGCCTTCTGACTTCAGCTAAGTCGCTCATTGTAACAAACTGGAAAAACACACAAAAATATATCCAAGGAGGAATATACAATGGCACTTCCGAACAAGCCAAATTGGGAACTGCTTGCCGAGCCGGATCTGTCCAAGGTCCCTGTTCAGGAGTTTGAATACGACGCCCTGATCGTGGGTGGTGGTATGGCCGCCTGCGGTGCCGCCTATGAGATCGGTCGCTGGATGCCCGCCGGCTCCAAGGTGTGTCTCGTAGATAAGGCCGCTCTCGAGCGTTCCGGCGCTGTTGCCCAGGGTCTTTCGGCCATCAACACCTACATCGGCGAGAACACCCCTGCCGATTACGTCCGCATGGTCCGCAACGACCTCATGGGCATCGTCCGCGAGGACCTCATCTTTGACCTCGGCCGTCACGTGGACGATTCCGTCCATCTTTTTGAGGAGTGGGGCCTTCCCATCTGGAAGAAGCACGGAACCGATCAGAGCAAGAAGCTTGTCGAGGGCGGCGAGCCCGTCCGCACCGGTAAGTGGCAGATCATGATCAATGGCGAGTCCTACAAGTGCATCGTGGCTGAGGCCGCCAAGGCCGCGCTCGCCGAGATGGGCTACGACCTCCATGAGAGGGTCTTTATAGTCAAGCTCCTTCTTGACGCCAACAAGCCCAATACCATCGCTGGCGCCGTTGGATTCAGTGTCCGCGAGAACAAGATCTGCATCTACAAGGCAAAGGCCATCATGGTAGCATGCGGCGGTGCAGTCAACATCTTCCGCCCCCGCTCGACCGACGAAGGAAAGGGCCGTGCCTGGTATCCTGTCTGGAACGCCGGATCCACCTACGCCATGTGCATGCAGGTGGGCGCCGAGATGACCATGATGGAGAACCGTTTCACCCCGTCCCGCTTCAAGGATGGCTACGGCCCGGTTGGCGCGTGGTTCCTTCTCTTCAAGGCCACGGTTACTAACGGTAAGGGTGAGCATTACTTAAAGAGCGATGCCGCCAAGGCAGAGCTACAGAAGTACGCCCCCTACGGCTTGGCTCCGGTTATTCCAACCTGTCTCCGGAACCATCTCATGCTTTTTGAGATGAAGGAAGGCCGTGGTCCTGTCTATATGGATACCGCCGCCGCCCTGAAGTCCTTCATGGATGCCAAGAAGGCCGAGGGCATGGGCGATAAGGAACTCAAGAAGTACTGGAAGGAGCTCGAGAGTGAGGCATGGGAGGACTTCCTTGACATGTCCGTGGGTCAGGCCGGCCTCTGGGCCTCCATGAACATCGAGCCTGAGAATGTGGGCTCTGAGATCATGCCCACCGAGCCCTACATGCTCGGCTCCCACTCCGGTTGCTGTGGCATCTGGGTCTCTGGTCCGGATGAGGACTGGGTCCCAGATGACTACAAGATCAAGGCCGACAATGGCAAGGTCTATAACCGCATGACCACGGTCAACGGCCTCTTTACCGCTGGTGACGGCGTAGGTGCCTCTGGGCACAAGTTCTCATCCGGATCCCATGCAGAAGGCCGTATAGCTGCCAAGGCCATGGCCCGCTACGTGCGTGACCATGCGGACTTCAAGCCCACGCTCAAGCAGTCCGCCGACGAGCTCAAGGCCGAGATATACAAGCCGGTTGTTACGTATTATGCGAACTACCAGAAGACCACGCACGAGATGGTCAACCCCAACTACATCAAGCCTCGCCATCTTTCCGAGCGTATGATGAAGTACACTGACGAGTACGGAGCAGGATGGTCTCCGTACTACATGACCAACGGGAAGCTTCTCGAGATTGTCATGAGGCACCTTCAGTGGATGCGTGAAGACTCTGAGAAGCTTGCAGCCGCTGGACTTCACGAGCTTCTCAGGGCGTGGGAAAACTACCACAGGATCTGGACGGTCGAGTCTCACCTCCGCCATATCCAGTTCCGCGAAGAGACCCGGTATCCTGGATTCTACTATCGCGGTGACTTCCCCAAGGCCGATACAAGGCCCATGGAAGAGGGTGGATGGTTCTGCTTTGTGAACTCGAAGTACGATCCTGAAAAGGGTGAGTGGTCCGTCTTCAAGAGGAAGCTCCATAAGATTATTCCGTAAGGATTGGGGTTGAATCCTTGCGAAATCTGTAATAAATGAGGTGCCAGGCGCTTAAAGGGCGCCTGGCACCTTTTTGATATCCCCTGGAGGCAGCGTTCCGCGGGCTCTCTGTGTAAGCAGGTAGGCCGCGGGCCACTGGACGGGTGGTCGATAAAAATTTTTTAACGGAAAAGGAGCGGGCAGATGAGTAACAGCATCCTTGTCATAGGTGGCGGTTTTAGCGGCCTTACTGCGGCCGTTGAAGCAGCCGAAATGGGCTACGATGTCTACATCGTCGAAAAGGAGCCATATTTGGGGGGAAGGGTGGCGCAGTTGAACAAATATTTCCCCAAGATGTGTCCTCCCACATGCGGACTCGAGATAAATTTCAAGCGGATCAAGACGAATCCCCGCATCACCTTTTATAGCCTGTCCACCGTCGAGTCAGTGACGGGATCCGCTGGCAATTTCTCCGTCAGGCTGAAGGTGAACCCCAGGTACACCACCCCTCAGGCGACAAACTGCAAGCCCGGAGTCGATGTCGCTACGAGTGAGTTTCCCAATGATTTCAACTTCGGCCTCAACACGCGCAAGGGGATCTACATGCCCCATCCCATGGCCTTCCCGAATCAGTGCGTGGTTGATGCACGGGTGGCAGGCACTGATGAAGGCAAGAAGATCCAGCAGGCCATGCCTGCAGGACATGTGGATCTAACTCAGACGGCCGAGACCGTGGAGCTTACGGTTGGGTCCATTATCGTTGCAACCGGGTGGAGGCCCTATGACGCCACGAAATTGGATCGCCTCGCCTTTGGGAAATTCCCCAACATCGTTACGAACATGATGGTGGAAAGGATGGCCTCGCCATCCGGTCCCACAGGTGGGAAGATCGTCAGGCAGTCCGACAAGGCCGAGCCGAAAACAGTTGGCTTTGTGCAGTGTGCCGGTTCTCGCGACAAGGACCACCTTCCCTTTTGTTCCTATATCTGCTGTAATGCCACATTGAAGCAGACTCTGTATCTGAGGGAACAGAATCCTGATACGGAAATATATGTATTTTACATCGATATTCGTTCGCCTGGCCGCAAATATGAAAATTTTTACGCCAAGGTAAAGTCCGATCCCAAGGTACATTTCATCAAGGGAAAGGTAGCCGAGGTAAAGCCCGGGCAGGGCACAGATAATGTCATCCTTGTCGCTGAGAATACTATCGGAGGAGGCAAGATCGAGCAGGAGGTAGAGCTTGCAGTCCTTGCCACCGGTATGCAGCCGACCGGTGCCATCGAACCTATTGCTGGCATAGAGTATGATTCAGACGGCTTTGTCGTCCCAAGGGAGGGTATCATCCCCTGTGGATGCGCCAAGAGACCTATTGATGTTGTTTCATCCGCACAAAGCGCAACTGCAGCAGCCCTGAAGGCTGTGCAGACAATTGTCAGGAGGGCAGGCTAATGTCACGAAAGATTGGTGTTTATATCTATACAGGTGACGGGATCGGTGAGGCTCTTGATGTAGAGAAGCTTACCGAAGTGGCGACTGAGTCGGGCGCTGCCGTAGTGCGAACGCACGCGGATCTCTATTCACCCGACGGTGTTGCCATGGTGAAACAGGATATTGAAGGCGAGGGTGTCAATGCGATCGTTCTTGCTGGAATATCCCCTCGTTATGAATACAAGACGTTCGACTTTCCCGGTGTCATCCTGGAAAAGACGAGCCTGCGCGAGCTTGTTGTCTGGAGCCATCCTGTTGCCGGTGATGACGAAAAGGCGAAGGAGCATGTCCAGGAACTGGCCGAAGACTATATACGCATGTCCGTTACTAAATGCAAAAAGGCGCAGCTTCCTACTCCAGACAAGATGGAGGCTCCGAGTAAGCGGATTCTTGTTATAGGGGGTGGCATCACCGGCCTTACTGCGGCACTTGAGGCAGCTGAGGCAGGCTTCGAGGCCACCATTGTTGAAAGGGAGGGGGAACTGGGTGGCTATGCTGCAAAGCTCCGCAAGCAATTTCCCGTAGGGCCTACCTATTCCGAGCTAGTTTCTCCAATGGTGCAGGATCTCATCTCGAAGGTAAAGTCCAACTCTAAAATTCAAGTACTTACGTCCACCGAAATAGCTCGTATCAGCGGTGTCCCCGGTCGATACCGTGTATCCATGAAACCTACAGGTACCAAAAGCGAGTGGGATGCCCCAGTTCCCCTTACGCCTGAGGAAAAACTCGACGCGTCAGGAAACGAACTCTCTGCAGAGGACCAGAAAAAGGTCTATGCGGCAAAGAACGAAGGCCGAAAGGATTACATGATCGAGAATACGGATGCCGAGATCTTTGGCGCTGTGATCGTCGCAGCTGGCTGGAAACCTTATATCCCCCGGGATGGCGAGTTTGCCCATCTTGGATGGGGAAATCCCAACGTTTTAACGAACCACCAGTTCGAGGAGATAGCGAAAAAGGGAAAGATCGTACGCCCATCAGATGGCAAGGAGGTGAAGTCCGTTGCCTTCATTCAGAGCCCTGGGGCCACGGAAGACGACGCAGACTTTCCCTATGCATCTGCGGTTACGAGCATGGTATCTCTGAAGCAGGCCAAATATCTTAGGGAAGATCAGCCGGCTGATGGACGTGCATATGTGTTCTATCAACATATGCGTACTCCAGGTCAATATGAGTATTTTTACAAGGGCCTTCAGGATGATGTGGGTATTTTCCTGACAAAAGGCGCTGTGACAGAGGTAAAGGATAACGGCCAGGGTGGTCTCTCCGTTACCGCGACGAAGACCATACTCGGAGAGGACGTCGTGGTGGACGTGGATCTCGTTGTCCTTGCCACTGGCATGGTCCCCACAACAAGGGATGAGGCGGTGGTGAATCTTGCGTATCGTCAGGGGCCGGCCTTCCGCGACCTTGATCTCTTCGGCGGTTACTGCGATTCCAACTTCATCTGTTTCCCTTACGAAACACGGCGGACAGGTATCTACGCCGCTGGAGCCGTTCACCGTTCTATGAATATCGAGGAATCCATGGAGGATGCTGCTGGCGCAGTGCTCAAGGCCATCCAGTGCATAAAGGCCGCGGAGGAGGGCCATGCCGTTCATCCTCGAACATGGGATTTTGATTATCCTGATTTCTATTTCCAGAGGTGCACCCAATGCAAGCGCTGTACTGAGGAGTGTCCCTTCGGAGCCCTGGATGACGACGAGAAGGGTACCCCCAAGCCTAACCCAACGCGCTGCCGCAGATGCGGAACATGCATGGGAGCGTGTCCTGAGCGAATCATCGGGTTCAAAGACTACAACATCGATGTTGTCGGATCCATGATCAAATCCGTCGAGGTCCCAGACGATGACGAAGAAAAACTTCGCATGATCGTCTTTGCCTGTGAAAACGACGCATATCCGGCCTTGGACATGGCTGCAGCCAAAGGTCTTTCATGGTCGCCGCTGGTCCGTATCATTCCGGTCAGGTGCCTCGGATCGGTCAATGTGGCATGGATCAAGGACGCCATGTCAAGCGGTATGGACGGCGTCCTGCTTCTCGGCTGCAGGTTTGGCGATGACTACCAGTGCCACTTCGTCAAAGGCAGTGAATTGGCGAATCGTCGAATGGAAAACGCCGCTGAAACCTTGAAGTCTCTGGGCATGGAGCCGGAACGCGTCACTCTTGCCCAGGTGGCTATCGACGAGTATGATAAGGTTCCCGGCATTATAAATGAGTTCGTCGAAGGAATCCTTGGACTCGGACCAAATCCGTTCAAGGGTTTCTAAGGGAGGAAAACCATGGCTGAACTGCAGAGGGTGCAGCCCGATCTCTCCTTCATAAAGGGTGTCATGGAGTCGGGTGGGGAAACCGTCAAGCGCTGTTATCAATGCGCGACATGTTCCATTGTCTGCCCACTCTCCACGGAAGAGAGCCCTTTTCCGCGTAAAGAAATGCTATGGACCCAGTGGGGCCTGGCAGGGAAGGTTTCTG
This sequence is a window from Deltaproteobacteria bacterium. Protein-coding genes within it:
- the aprB gene encoding adenylyl-sulfate reductase subunit beta is translated as MPSFVNPEKCDGCKGGEKTACMYICPNDLMVLNPDTMRAYNQEPDQCWECYSCVKICPQGAIEVRHYADIAPMGGYVQPMRGTDSIMWTVKFRNGNMKRFKFPIRTTPEGSIKAYAGKPTGGNLDDGLLFTESPGRANCKPSDFS
- a CDS encoding ABC transporter permease subunit; its protein translation is MKLLSRILEFLLIYGCGIGGLLGIKAAFRLSDYLIPSAGELLATAAENGWRYTEAVADTAAVAVAGHGFSILLAVIVAFVGSSRSFLGALTKTAAYNLQAFPVVAIAPILFIFLGDGVLSRILVASLVCYFPLLLTFIGIFAQPVEDVEHFFSMTGRLTRRLALGIRVFENAGKILAVIAGSGTMAMVGSIVAEFLVATNGIGYVIRKALYQSNLAHILVSLFFIGLFSSLYISLIELLGQVVQKRLDPVEDAPV
- a CDS encoding CoB--CoM heterodisulfide reductase iron-sulfur subunit A family protein → MSNSILVIGGGFSGLTAAVEAAEMGYDVYIVEKEPYLGGRVAQLNKYFPKMCPPTCGLEINFKRIKTNPRITFYSLSTVESVTGSAGNFSVRLKVNPRYTTPQATNCKPGVDVATSEFPNDFNFGLNTRKGIYMPHPMAFPNQCVVDARVAGTDEGKKIQQAMPAGHVDLTQTAETVELTVGSIIVATGWRPYDATKLDRLAFGKFPNIVTNMMVERMASPSGPTGGKIVRQSDKAEPKTVGFVQCAGSRDKDHLPFCSYICCNATLKQTLYLREQNPDTEIYVFYIDIRSPGRKYENFYAKVKSDPKVHFIKGKVAEVKPGQGTDNVILVAENTIGGGKIEQEVELAVLATGMQPTGAIEPIAGIEYDSDGFVVPREGIIPCGCAKRPIDVVSSAQSATAAALKAVQTIVRRAG
- a CDS encoding YkgJ family cysteine cluster protein, producing the protein MSIIDTRKKADEALSRVIQPVQLERKSTFQFRCHPGVPCFTRCCRNMDIILTPYDIIRIKRRLGLTSDLFLALYTQAEMLAEARVPVVRLKMLEEEDGRCPFVSAEGCRIYTDRPVCCRYYPIGMASLIQKEKKGGEEEEFFFLVKEDHCKGFDEQTVWTVDGWRADQEADLYDSMNRGWMELILRKKSFGEHTEMPEKARALFFMVTTNMEKFRSYVFESRFLDTYDVQEETLKKILEDDAELMTFGFEYLKSAVFGAETPVLSIKKEVLEREVKRIRKARKQPQQLPKIKPRGA
- a CDS encoding molybdenum cofactor guanylyltransferase; translation: MKKKHAHSDEIRITAVLAGGKSSRFGSNKALAPWGQRSVIAHIVNTAWRVSEAVYIVTNDSCAYTDLPAIIIHDTHPGKGPLSGILAALEIAPANRVFVLGCDMPCILPEVMDHMWRITTWAPVVLPVTSRGIEPLHAIYHVSLAPVIVLALDRGIRSVRELLQSVPLRPVSESELSLYSPDLSFLANANTWQELESLRKKAEGDVLPNV
- a CDS encoding ATP-binding cassette domain-containing protein, which encodes MFVSCRNITFSYPESETPVILGLDMDIQGPGFFSLFGLSGTGKTTLARLLCELATPSDGEIRKAGIRKALYCHNQERLPGWLSIGEHMERVTSKDRQGLLRELSEEFGLTALLSHRFRTLSLGQKNRVNLLRYLVQDFDLLITDEALANVDEPLRHRILSLVKGRFSDRMIVYISHNVLEVAAFSRTVYVLSQAHLGSAVISGIVNGLDLSTPPFKDEPVLQKKAFQIIQAASLWVPT
- a CDS encoding FAD-dependent oxidoreductase, which encodes MSRKIGVYIYTGDGIGEALDVEKLTEVATESGAAVVRTHADLYSPDGVAMVKQDIEGEGVNAIVLAGISPRYEYKTFDFPGVILEKTSLRELVVWSHPVAGDDEKAKEHVQELAEDYIRMSVTKCKKAQLPTPDKMEAPSKRILVIGGGITGLTAALEAAEAGFEATIVEREGELGGYAAKLRKQFPVGPTYSELVSPMVQDLISKVKSNSKIQVLTSTEIARISGVPGRYRVSMKPTGTKSEWDAPVPLTPEEKLDASGNELSAEDQKKVYAAKNEGRKDYMIENTDAEIFGAVIVAAGWKPYIPRDGEFAHLGWGNPNVLTNHQFEEIAKKGKIVRPSDGKEVKSVAFIQSPGATEDDADFPYASAVTSMVSLKQAKYLREDQPADGRAYVFYQHMRTPGQYEYFYKGLQDDVGIFLTKGAVTEVKDNGQGGLSVTATKTILGEDVVVDVDLVVLATGMVPTTRDEAVVNLAYRQGPAFRDLDLFGGYCDSNFICFPYETRRTGIYAAGAVHRSMNIEESMEDAAGAVLKAIQCIKAAEEGHAVHPRTWDFDYPDFYFQRCTQCKRCTEECPFGALDDDEKGTPKPNPTRCRRCGTCMGACPERIIGFKDYNIDVVGSMIKSVEVPDDDEEKLRMIVFACENDAYPALDMAAAKGLSWSPLVRIIPVRCLGSVNVAWIKDAMSSGMDGVLLLGCRFGDDYQCHFVKGSELANRRMENAAETLKSLGMEPERVTLAQVAIDEYDKVPGIINEFVEGILGLGPNPFKGF
- the aprA gene encoding adenylyl-sulfate reductase subunit alpha; this translates as MALPNKPNWELLAEPDLSKVPVQEFEYDALIVGGGMAACGAAYEIGRWMPAGSKVCLVDKAALERSGAVAQGLSAINTYIGENTPADYVRMVRNDLMGIVREDLIFDLGRHVDDSVHLFEEWGLPIWKKHGTDQSKKLVEGGEPVRTGKWQIMINGESYKCIVAEAAKAALAEMGYDLHERVFIVKLLLDANKPNTIAGAVGFSVRENKICIYKAKAIMVACGGAVNIFRPRSTDEGKGRAWYPVWNAGSTYAMCMQVGAEMTMMENRFTPSRFKDGYGPVGAWFLLFKATVTNGKGEHYLKSDAAKAELQKYAPYGLAPVIPTCLRNHLMLFEMKEGRGPVYMDTAAALKSFMDAKKAEGMGDKELKKYWKELESEAWEDFLDMSVGQAGLWASMNIEPENVGSEIMPTEPYMLGSHSGCCGIWVSGPDEDWVPDDYKIKADNGKVYNRMTTVNGLFTAGDGVGASGHKFSSGSHAEGRIAAKAMARYVRDHADFKPTLKQSADELKAEIYKPVVTYYANYQKTTHEMVNPNYIKPRHLSERMMKYTDEYGAGWSPYYMTNGKLLEIVMRHLQWMREDSEKLAAAGLHELLRAWENYHRIWTVESHLRHIQFREETRYPGFYYRGDFPKADTRPMEEGGWFCFVNSKYDPEKGEWSVFKRKLHKIIP